A portion of the Luxibacter massiliensis genome contains these proteins:
- the ispG gene encoding flavodoxin-dependent (E)-4-hydroxy-3-methylbut-2-enyl-diphosphate synthase produces the protein MLREKTKEVKIGDVTIGGSHPVAIQSMTNTRTEDVTATVRQIHMLEAAGCEVIRCAVPSLEGALAIREIKRQIHIPLVADIHFDYRLAIAAMENGADKIRINPGNIGSKEKVQAVVFQAKERGIPIRVGVNSGSLEKHLLEKYGGVTAEGIVESAMDKVSMIEQMGYDNLVVSIKSSDVMMCVKAHELIARKCPYPLHVGITEAGTVYAGNVKSSVGLGIILYQGIGNTIRVSLTGDPLEEIKTARLLLKTLGLRQGGIEVVSCPTCGRTQINLIELANKVEDMVADIPLDIKVAVMGCAVNGPGEAKEADIGIAGGVGEGLLIKKGEIVKKVKEEELLDTLRQELLNWKK, from the coding sequence ATTCTGCGGGAGAAGACAAAGGAAGTGAAGATCGGGGACGTCACGATCGGGGGCAGCCATCCGGTTGCAATACAATCTATGACCAATACAAGGACAGAGGATGTAACTGCCACTGTGAGGCAGATACATATGCTGGAGGCCGCGGGATGTGAGGTGATCCGCTGTGCAGTGCCTTCTTTGGAGGGGGCCCTGGCGATCAGGGAAATAAAAAGGCAGATCCATATCCCGCTGGTTGCGGATATACATTTTGACTACCGGCTGGCCATAGCGGCCATGGAGAATGGGGCAGATAAGATCCGCATTAACCCGGGCAATATCGGGAGCAAAGAGAAAGTCCAGGCAGTGGTCTTTCAGGCGAAAGAGCGGGGGATTCCTATACGGGTGGGTGTCAACAGCGGATCTCTTGAAAAGCACCTGCTGGAAAAATATGGCGGCGTGACGGCGGAGGGTATTGTGGAGAGCGCCATGGACAAGGTGTCCATGATTGAACAAATGGGATATGATAACCTGGTGGTCAGCATCAAATCATCAGATGTGATGATGTGCGTAAAAGCCCATGAGCTGATTGCCAGAAAGTGCCCCTATCCTCTGCATGTAGGCATAACAGAGGCTGGGACTGTATATGCGGGGAATGTGAAATCCTCTGTGGGCCTGGGGATTATTCTGTATCAGGGAATCGGGAATACCATCCGGGTTTCCCTGACCGGGGATCCCCTGGAGGAGATTAAGACAGCGCGCCTGCTTCTCAAGACCCTGGGCCTTCGCCAGGGAGGCATTGAGGTGGTGTCCTGCCCTACATGTGGGAGAACCCAGATTAATCTTATAGAGCTTGCAAATAAGGTGGAGGATATGGTAGCAGATATTCCTCTGGATATTAAGGTGGCCGTCATGGGATGTGCGGTCAATGGCCCCGGGGAGGCTAAGGAGGCAGATATTGGAATTGCAGGAGGCGTGGGGGAGGGCCTCCTGATTAAAAAAGGCGAGATAGTAAAAAAGGTGAAGGAAGAAGAGCTTCTTGACACCTTGCGACAGGAGTTGTTGAATTGGAAAAAATAG
- a CDS encoding COG2426 family protein encodes MKEMLIDWFVVNLGGKVGKEFIVFLISMVPILELRGGLIAAGPAILDVAKWQAIPICIIGNLIPIPFILLLITKIFDWMKGTKKLKPIVDKLEAKALSKSANIEKYEFWGLVIFVGIPLPGTGAWTGSLIAALLGIRFRKAFPAIALGVLIAAAIMTILSYTIIGGIFA; translated from the coding sequence ATGAAAGAAATGTTAATTGACTGGTTTGTAGTGAATCTGGGAGGGAAAGTAGGGAAGGAATTTATTGTATTCCTGATTTCCATGGTTCCCATTCTGGAGCTCAGGGGCGGACTGATCGCTGCAGGCCCGGCGATTCTGGACGTGGCAAAATGGCAGGCCATACCAATCTGTATTATCGGAAACTTAATCCCCATACCCTTCATCCTTCTTCTGATCACAAAAATATTCGACTGGATGAAAGGCACCAAAAAATTGAAACCCATTGTAGATAAGCTGGAGGCAAAGGCACTAAGCAAGAGCGCCAATATAGAAAAATATGAGTTTTGGGGACTGGTTATTTTCGTGGGTATTCCGCTGCCGGGAACAGGGGCATGGACGGGATCTCTGATTGCGGCCCTGCTGGGGATACGGTTCAGGAAAGCTTTTCCGGCCATTGCCCTGGGAGTGCTCATCGCAGCCGCTATTATGACAATACTTTCTTATACGATTATCGGAGGGATATTCGCGTAA
- a CDS encoding PolC-type DNA polymerase III, whose translation MEKIGNQRLFFEVFPTLKASEEIRLLFGDVEVQRITTNSGRDFLNVHIFSRHLIQKKHIWQMEDQIRGQLFADTHIKIHIKEQYALSEQYTPGTLMMEYRDSIVMELKQHSILAANMFEQAKIEFEGREIVHLHLEDSIVSEGRREYIVGLLQDIFHKRFHIQADIRVSCCEAKEHKGREYDEQRIQQEINAIFERRARHRGENPKEETDISREEAKDAPDKKKSGIKLKKEAPDTKRGTARRGEFKKKEFYRPLKQGDDPGLIYGRSFEDEPITLDQVAGEMGEITIRGKIIHFDTREIRGEKTILMFAVTDFTDTITVKMFTRNEQLPELLGELKKGAFVKIKGVTTIDKFDGELTIGSVTGIKKSGDFTVSRQDLSPIKRVELHCHTKMSDMDGVSEVKEIVKRAHDWGHPAIAITDHGVVQSFPDANHYIETLDKDDPFKILYGVEGYIVDDLTEIAVGAGGESLEGTYIVFDLETTGFSAIKDRIIEIGAVKVVDGEITDRFSTFVNPGIPIPFEITQLTSITDEMVIGSPGIEVVLPQFLAFAGDGVLVAHNAGFDVGFIEQNLRNQGQKPEFVYVDTVAMARVLLPTLSKYKLNVVAKALNISLENHHRAVDDAAATAEIFVKFVNMLKEQNIHTLKELNAFGDMNPNAIRKMPTYHVIILMKNDIGRYNLYQLISQSHLTYYARRPRIPKSVLNQYREGLIVGSACEAGELYQAILERKSAESVARLAAFYDYYEIQPLGNNRFMLESDRFSDINTIEDLQNINREIVELGEKFKNPVVATCDVHFLDPGDEVYRRIIMAGKGFGDADEQAPLYLRTTEEMLEEFEYLGSAKAREIVIENPNKIAHMIEKISPINPNKCPPVIENSEQDLRDICYSKAHEIYGENLPEPVQTRLERELTSIISNGYSVMYIIAQKLVWKSNEDGYLVGSRGSVGSSFVATMAGITEVNPLSPHYYCGSCHYNDFDSEEVRAYAGGCGFDMPDKSCPVCGAPLVKAGFDIPFETFLGFKGDKEPDIDLNFSGDYQAKAHKYTEVIFGDGHTFKAGTIGTLADKTAFGYVRNYYEERGQRKRKCEIDRITVGCTGIRRSTGQHPGGIVVLPHGHDINEFTPIQHPANDMATDIVTTHFDYHSIDHNLLKLDILGHDDPTMIRTLEEYITSDAMENEFNEENPFVATEIPLDDEKVLSLFHDTSALGIKPEDIDGCKLGCMGIPEFGTDFVIQMVQDAKPQSLSDLIRISGLSHGTNVWLGNAQELVKSGKATISTCICTRDDIMIYLINQGVDSALSFTIMESVRKGKGLKPEWEEAMKEKNVPDWYIWSCKQISYMFPKAHAAAYVMMAYRIAYCKINYPLAYYGAYFGIRANAFSYEIMCQGKEKLNYYIREYKKKGDALSNKEQDVMKDMKIVQEMYARGYEFLPLDIYRAKAARFQIIDGKLMPPLSSIEGMGEKAAEAVEEAAKDGPYLSLDDFRQRTKVSKTVIDFMADLGLFGNLPQSNQLSLFDL comes from the coding sequence TTGGAAAAAATAGGAAACCAGAGACTTTTTTTTGAAGTATTCCCCACATTAAAGGCCAGCGAAGAGATCAGGCTATTGTTTGGAGATGTAGAAGTTCAGAGAATAACTACAAACTCGGGCCGGGATTTTCTTAATGTACATATTTTCAGCAGGCATCTGATCCAGAAAAAACATATATGGCAGATGGAAGATCAAATTAGAGGGCAGCTCTTTGCAGATACACACATTAAAATCCATATAAAGGAGCAGTATGCCTTGTCAGAGCAGTATACGCCGGGTACTTTGATGATGGAGTACAGGGATAGTATTGTGATGGAATTGAAGCAGCACAGTATTCTGGCAGCCAATATGTTCGAGCAGGCCAAGATAGAGTTCGAGGGACGGGAAATTGTACATCTGCATCTGGAGGATTCCATAGTCTCCGAGGGGAGAAGAGAATACATTGTGGGACTTTTACAGGACATATTTCATAAAAGATTCCATATACAGGCGGACATCCGGGTGTCCTGCTGTGAGGCTAAGGAACACAAAGGCCGGGAATATGATGAACAGAGGATACAGCAGGAGATTAATGCCATCTTTGAGAGGAGAGCCAGGCACAGAGGGGAGAATCCGAAGGAGGAAACAGATATATCCAGAGAGGAGGCTAAGGATGCCCCTGATAAAAAGAAGAGCGGCATAAAGCTGAAGAAAGAGGCTCCGGATACCAAGAGAGGCACAGCCAGAAGGGGAGAATTCAAGAAAAAGGAGTTCTATAGGCCTCTCAAGCAGGGAGATGATCCGGGCCTGATTTATGGCAGGAGCTTTGAGGATGAACCCATTACACTGGATCAGGTGGCAGGTGAGATGGGGGAAATTACAATCCGCGGCAAGATTATTCATTTTGATACCCGGGAGATACGGGGGGAGAAGACAATTCTGATGTTTGCCGTGACAGATTTTACGGACACGATCACGGTCAAAATGTTTACAAGGAATGAACAGCTCCCTGAGCTTTTAGGAGAATTAAAAAAGGGGGCCTTTGTCAAGATTAAAGGTGTTACCACCATCGACAAGTTTGACGGTGAACTGACCATAGGTTCTGTGACAGGAATCAAAAAGAGCGGCGATTTTACTGTTTCCAGGCAGGATTTAAGTCCCATAAAGCGCGTGGAGCTGCACTGCCATACTAAAATGAGCGATATGGACGGCGTGTCTGAGGTGAAGGAGATTGTGAAGAGGGCCCACGACTGGGGACATCCGGCAATAGCCATAACGGACCATGGCGTGGTACAATCCTTTCCAGATGCAAACCACTATATTGAGACGTTAGATAAGGACGATCCTTTCAAAATCCTGTATGGTGTGGAAGGGTACATTGTGGATGACCTGACAGAGATAGCCGTGGGCGCCGGAGGGGAGAGCCTGGAGGGTACTTATATAGTATTCGACCTGGAGACCACCGGGTTTAGTGCCATCAAAGACAGGATTATAGAGATTGGGGCGGTGAAGGTGGTGGACGGTGAGATAACGGACCGATTCAGCACGTTTGTCAATCCAGGCATACCTATACCTTTTGAGATCACCCAGCTGACCAGTATCACAGATGAAATGGTGATTGGATCTCCAGGGATCGAAGTGGTTCTGCCCCAGTTTCTCGCCTTTGCTGGAGATGGGGTCCTAGTGGCCCACAATGCAGGATTTGATGTTGGGTTTATTGAGCAGAACTTAAGGAACCAAGGGCAGAAGCCGGAGTTTGTCTATGTAGATACAGTGGCCATGGCCCGGGTTCTTCTTCCCACATTATCAAAATATAAGTTAAATGTTGTGGCAAAGGCCCTGAATATTTCACTGGAGAACCACCACCGGGCGGTGGACGACGCGGCGGCCACTGCAGAAATTTTTGTGAAATTTGTCAATATGCTCAAGGAACAGAATATCCATACACTGAAGGAACTGAATGCTTTCGGCGACATGAATCCAAATGCAATACGCAAGATGCCCACATACCATGTGATTATTCTGATGAAGAATGATATCGGGCGGTATAATCTCTACCAGTTGATTTCCCAGTCCCATCTGACCTATTATGCCAGAAGGCCCAGGATCCCCAAAAGTGTGTTAAACCAATACAGAGAGGGACTGATTGTGGGGAGTGCATGCGAGGCGGGGGAACTTTACCAGGCAATCCTGGAAAGGAAGTCTGCTGAGTCTGTGGCACGTCTGGCCGCGTTCTATGATTATTATGAAATACAGCCTTTGGGGAACAACCGTTTTATGCTGGAGAGCGACCGTTTTTCCGATATTAATACAATAGAAGATTTGCAGAACATCAACAGGGAAATCGTAGAGCTGGGGGAAAAGTTTAAAAACCCGGTGGTGGCCACCTGTGACGTACATTTCCTGGATCCAGGGGATGAGGTCTACCGCCGTATTATCATGGCGGGAAAAGGGTTTGGGGACGCAGATGAGCAGGCGCCCCTCTATCTTAGGACTACAGAGGAGATGCTGGAGGAATTTGAGTATCTGGGATCTGCCAAGGCAAGGGAGATTGTCATTGAGAACCCAAACAAAATTGCCCATATGATTGAGAAGATTTCACCGATTAACCCAAACAAATGTCCGCCGGTTATCGAAAATTCAGAGCAGGATTTGCGGGATATCTGCTACAGCAAGGCCCACGAGATTTACGGGGAGAATTTGCCAGAGCCTGTGCAGACCAGGCTGGAGAGAGAGCTGACCTCCATTATATCAAACGGATATTCAGTGATGTATATTATTGCCCAAAAGCTCGTGTGGAAGTCCAATGAGGACGGATATCTGGTGGGTTCCAGGGGATCGGTAGGCTCTTCTTTTGTGGCCACCATGGCTGGGATTACGGAAGTCAACCCTTTAAGCCCACACTATTACTGCGGCAGCTGCCATTATAATGATTTTGACTCAGAGGAAGTCAGGGCGTATGCAGGGGGATGTGGTTTTGATATGCCGGATAAGTCCTGCCCGGTCTGCGGCGCACCGCTTGTAAAAGCTGGATTTGACATACCCTTTGAGACCTTCTTAGGCTTTAAAGGGGACAAGGAGCCGGATATTGACCTGAATTTTTCTGGCGATTATCAGGCAAAGGCCCACAAATACACAGAGGTTATTTTTGGGGACGGCCATACTTTTAAGGCAGGGACAATCGGCACCCTGGCTGATAAGACTGCCTTTGGTTATGTACGGAACTACTATGAAGAGCGGGGACAGAGGAAGCGGAAATGTGAGATTGACCGCATCACAGTAGGCTGTACAGGGATACGCAGGAGTACTGGTCAGCACCCGGGGGGGATTGTGGTACTGCCCCACGGCCATGATATTAACGAGTTTACGCCCATCCAGCATCCTGCCAACGATATGGCCACAGACATTGTGACAACCCATTTTGATTACCACTCTATTGACCATAACCTGCTGAAGCTGGATATACTGGGGCATGATGATCCTACTATGATACGTACCCTGGAAGAATATATTACTTCAGACGCCATGGAGAATGAATTTAACGAAGAAAACCCCTTTGTGGCAACTGAGATTCCTCTGGATGATGAAAAGGTATTGTCGCTGTTCCACGACACCAGCGCCCTGGGAATCAAGCCAGAAGATATAGACGGCTGTAAGCTGGGCTGTATGGGCATACCTGAATTTGGCACAGATTTTGTCATCCAGATGGTACAGGATGCCAAGCCTCAGTCACTGTCTGACTTGATCCGTATCTCCGGCCTGTCCCACGGGACAAATGTATGGCTGGGGAATGCACAGGAGCTTGTGAAGTCAGGAAAGGCAACTATTTCCACCTGTATCTGTACCCGGGATGACATTATGATTTACCTGATCAATCAGGGGGTGGACAGCGCCCTGTCCTTTACGATTATGGAAAGCGTGCGTAAGGGCAAGGGGTTAAAGCCGGAGTGGGAGGAGGCCATGAAGGAAAAGAACGTTCCAGACTGGTATATCTGGTCCTGCAAGCAGATCAGTTATATGTTCCCCAAGGCACATGCGGCGGCGTATGTTATGATGGCCTACCGTATTGCGTACTGCAAGATCAACTATCCTCTGGCATATTACGGGGCATACTTCGGTATCCGTGCAAACGCCTTTTCTTACGAGATCATGTGCCAGGGCAAGGAAAAATTAAATTATTATATCCGGGAATATAAGAAAAAAGGGGATGCCCTGAGTAATAAAGAGCAGGATGTCATGAAGGATATGAAGATTGTGCAGGAAATGTATGCCAGAGGCTATGAATTTCTTCCCCTGGATATTTACCGGGCCAAGGCCGCCAGGTTCCAGATTATAGACGGCAAGCTCATGCCTCCCCTTTCCAGTATAGAAGGGATGGGGGAGAAGGCGGCGGAGGCTGTGGAGGAGGCGGCTAAGGACGGACCATATCTGTCCTTGGATGATTTCAGGCAGCGCACAAAGGTCAGCAAGACAGTGATTGATTTTATGGCGGACCTGGGACTTTTCGGAAATCTTCCCCAGAGCAACCAGCTCTCCTTGTTTGATTTGTAG
- the hisC gene encoding histidinol-phosphate transaminase has product MGLNKNVVEKIRKVVPYVPGEQPQNTVIKLNTNENPYPPAPGVQKALREFEAHRLKLYPDPSASLLRDSLAEYYKVGPEQVFVGVGSDDVLSLCFLTFFNSEKPVLFPDITYSFYKVWAQLYRIPYECPMLDDNFCIRREDYYKENGGIIFPNPNAPTAVYEDLDFVEDILRHNQDVVVIVDEAYIDFAGRSAVELLDRYPNLLVVQTFSKARSMAGMRIGYAIGSPELIQYLNDVKYSFNSYTMNLPSIVCGVEAVKDKAYFEDTVRTIIETREWAKIELKRLGFSFPDAQANFIFAAHPQYEGKALFEALKQEQIYVRHWDGRRIGQYLRITVGTREEMKELFGTLKRYMHK; this is encoded by the coding sequence ATGGGATTAAATAAAAATGTAGTAGAAAAAATCAGGAAGGTGGTGCCCTATGTACCTGGGGAGCAGCCACAGAATACGGTGATTAAGTTAAATACGAACGAGAACCCCTACCCGCCTGCACCAGGCGTACAAAAGGCCCTGCGTGAATTTGAGGCCCACAGGCTTAAGTTATACCCAGACCCGTCGGCATCTTTGCTCAGGGATTCCCTGGCAGAATACTACAAGGTCGGGCCGGAGCAGGTTTTTGTAGGAGTCGGGTCGGACGACGTGCTTTCTTTGTGCTTTCTCACATTTTTTAATTCCGAAAAGCCAGTTTTATTCCCGGATATCACTTACTCCTTCTATAAAGTGTGGGCCCAGCTTTACAGGATCCCTTATGAATGCCCTATGCTGGATGACAATTTTTGTATCCGCAGGGAGGATTATTATAAGGAGAATGGGGGGATTATTTTCCCTAACCCCAATGCTCCCACCGCCGTATACGAGGACCTTGACTTTGTGGAGGACATACTCAGGCATAACCAGGATGTGGTTGTAATAGTAGATGAAGCTTACATAGACTTTGCAGGCAGGTCGGCAGTGGAACTGCTGGACAGATACCCGAATCTGCTTGTGGTTCAGACCTTTTCCAAGGCAAGGTCTATGGCAGGCATGAGGATTGGATATGCAATAGGAAGTCCGGAATTGATTCAATATCTCAATGATGTCAAGTATTCTTTTAATTCGTATACAATGAACCTTCCTTCTATTGTATGTGGTGTGGAGGCTGTGAAGGACAAGGCATATTTTGAGGACACTGTACGCACCATTATTGAGACAAGGGAGTGGGCGAAGATAGAGCTAAAACGCCTTGGATTTTCTTTCCCTGACGCACAGGCTAATTTTATCTTTGCGGCTCATCCCCAATATGAAGGAAAGGCCCTTTTCGAGGCATTAAAGCAGGAACAGATTTACGTCAGGCATTGGGATGGCAGAAGGATCGGGCAATATCTGCGCATCACTGTGGGGACAAGAGAGGAAATGAAAGAGCTTTTTGGAACACTGAAAAGATATATGCATAAATAG
- the glyA gene encoding serine hydroxymethyltransferase, translating into MYDFVEIRNADPEIADVIQDELERQNSHIELIASENWVSKAVMAAMGSPLTNKYAEGYPHKRYYGGCQYVDVAEDLAIGRARELFKCEYVNVQPHSGAQANMAVMFAMLEPGDKVMGMNLDHGGHLTHGSPVNMSGKYFDFAAYGVNDDGVIDYGRVLEIAKEHKPKLIIAGASAYARTIDFKKFREIADQVGAYLMADMAHIAGLVAAGLHPSPIPYAHVTTTTTHKTLRGPRGGMILSSNEVNEKFNFNKAIFPGIQGGPLMHVIAAKAVCFKEALQPEFKAYQEKVVSNAQALSKGLKERGMKIVSGGTDNHLMLVDLTGNDISGKELEKRLDDAHVTCNKNTIPNDPRSPFVTSGVRLGTPAVTTRGMGAEEMDKIAGIIAAVTESEANVAAARESVSELTEKYPL; encoded by the coding sequence ATGTACGATTTTGTAGAGATTAGGAATGCAGATCCAGAAATAGCAGATGTAATCCAGGACGAGCTGGAAAGACAAAACTCACATATAGAGCTGATTGCCTCTGAAAACTGGGTGAGCAAGGCTGTCATGGCTGCCATGGGAAGTCCCCTCACAAATAAATATGCAGAAGGATATCCCCATAAAAGATACTATGGCGGCTGCCAGTATGTGGACGTGGCAGAGGATCTGGCTATTGGCAGGGCGAGGGAATTGTTCAAGTGTGAATATGTCAATGTACAGCCCCACTCAGGCGCACAGGCCAACATGGCAGTTATGTTTGCCATGCTTGAACCTGGTGATAAGGTCATGGGGATGAACCTGGACCATGGCGGGCACCTGACTCATGGATCACCAGTGAATATGTCCGGAAAGTATTTTGATTTTGCGGCATATGGAGTCAATGACGACGGTGTGATTGACTATGGGCGGGTTCTGGAGATTGCTAAGGAACATAAGCCAAAGCTGATCATCGCAGGCGCAAGCGCCTATGCCAGAACCATTGATTTCAAGAAATTCAGGGAGATCGCAGACCAGGTGGGAGCCTATTTGATGGCAGATATGGCCCATATTGCGGGACTGGTAGCTGCGGGACTGCATCCCAGCCCTATTCCCTATGCCCATGTGACAACTACAACAACCCATAAGACATTGAGGGGCCCCAGGGGAGGCATGATTCTGAGCAGCAATGAGGTAAATGAGAAATTTAATTTTAACAAGGCCATTTTCCCGGGTATCCAGGGAGGCCCTCTGATGCATGTCATTGCCGCAAAGGCGGTCTGCTTTAAGGAGGCGCTTCAGCCTGAGTTTAAAGCATACCAGGAGAAGGTAGTCAGCAATGCCCAGGCTTTGAGCAAAGGACTAAAGGAGCGGGGGATGAAGATAGTTTCCGGGGGTACGGACAACCATCTCATGCTTGTAGATCTGACCGGCAATGATATCAGCGGCAAGGAGCTGGAGAAGCGCCTCGACGATGCCCATGTGACCTGCAATAAAAATACCATCCCTAATGACCCCCGTTCTCCCTTTGTTACAAGCGGAGTAAGGCTTGGGACCCCTGCTGTGACCACCCGCGGCATGGGGGCAGAGGAGATGGATAAGATTGCGGGGATTATTGCAGCAGTGACAGAGAGCGAAGCAAATGTGGCAGCGGCAAGGGAGTCCGTGTCTGAGCTGACAGAGAAGTATCCTCTGTAG
- a CDS encoding nitroreductase family protein, translating into MSIIQTLEKRRSIYNINKELPVPEDTVINTIQKVTELVPDAFNMKSSQVMIVLGEKHDILWDTVYDVFEGKVPIEKIQGFRNGAGTVLYFYDEAVVRNLQGSFPKYADNFPVWANQASAMLQINIWGALRELGIGANLQHYNPVINTKVRELFQIPESYILVAQMPFGGIVEEPAPKEKEDIKVRVQTIK; encoded by the coding sequence ATGAGTATCATCCAGACATTAGAAAAAAGAAGAAGCATTTATAACATCAATAAAGAACTGCCAGTCCCTGAGGATACAGTAATAAATACCATACAAAAAGTCACGGAACTGGTTCCGGACGCATTTAATATGAAAAGCTCACAAGTCATGATTGTTTTGGGTGAAAAGCATGACATTCTCTGGGATACTGTCTATGATGTGTTTGAGGGAAAAGTCCCAATAGAAAAAATCCAAGGTTTTAGAAATGGGGCCGGAACTGTGCTATATTTTTATGATGAGGCAGTGGTGAGAAACCTGCAGGGTTCTTTCCCAAAATATGCAGACAACTTCCCTGTATGGGCCAATCAGGCCAGCGCAATGCTGCAGATTAATATTTGGGGCGCCCTCCGTGAACTGGGCATAGGCGCAAACCTGCAGCACTATAACCCGGTAATCAACACAAAAGTCAGGGAGTTATTCCAGATCCCAGAAAGCTATATCCTTGTGGCGCAAATGCCTTTCGGCGGAATTGTTGAGGAACCCGCGCCCAAAGAAAAGGAGGATATAAAAGTACGGGTGCAAACAATCAAATAA